In Roseofilum casamattae BLCC-M143, the following proteins share a genomic window:
- a CDS encoding dienelactone hydrolase family protein — MSELEIQTTAIEVYNENLAINAYLAEPIAPGPHPGIIVVQEIFGVNQHIRDVTERIAKQGYVALAPAIYQRLAPGFEVGYRAADIEIGRKYKVQTKADELLGDIQGAINYLKTKDNVSPAGFGAIGFCFGGHVVYLTATLDDITATASFYGAGIATLTPGGGPPTVTRSGQIKGTIYGFFGNEDDSIPVADIETIASALTAAGVSHQIFRYDGAGHGFFCDRRGSYNADAAADAWEKVKQLFRTQLQSRSFQRIDPSYEP, encoded by the coding sequence ATGTCCGAGCTAGAGATTCAAACCACTGCTATCGAGGTTTACAACGAAAACCTGGCCATCAATGCTTACTTAGCCGAACCGATCGCGCCAGGCCCTCATCCGGGTATTATTGTGGTTCAAGAAATCTTTGGCGTCAACCAACATATCCGCGATGTCACGGAGCGCATTGCCAAACAAGGTTATGTTGCTCTGGCTCCTGCCATTTATCAGCGACTCGCACCGGGGTTTGAGGTGGGGTATAGGGCCGCAGATATCGAGATTGGGCGCAAATACAAGGTGCAAACGAAAGCAGACGAACTCCTGGGGGATATCCAAGGGGCAATTAACTATCTTAAAACGAAGGACAATGTTAGCCCTGCTGGCTTCGGAGCGATTGGATTTTGCTTTGGCGGCCACGTCGTATACTTAACCGCCACCTTAGACGATATTACCGCCACAGCCTCATTCTATGGGGCAGGAATTGCGACGTTAACCCCTGGTGGCGGGCCCCCCACGGTAACTCGCTCGGGACAGATTAAAGGCACGATTTACGGCTTCTTTGGCAACGAAGATGATAGCATTCCAGTGGCAGATATCGAAACGATCGCTTCAGCATTAACCGCAGCTGGAGTTTCGCACCAGATCTTCCGGTATGATGGAGCCGGCCATGGCTTTTTCTGCGATCGCCGTGGTAGTTATAATGCAGATGCTGCTGCTGATGCTTGGGAAAAGGTGAAGCAACTGTTTCGCACCCAACTTCAGTCCCGATCTTTCCAACGTATCGACCCAAGCTATGAACCCTGA
- a CDS encoding hydantoinase B/oxoprolinase family protein: MTQRWHIWIDRGGTFTDLVALRPDGKTVVHKLLSENPERYEDAAIQGIRELLELEETEAIPSAQIAAVKMGTTVATNALLERKGDRTLLLITQGFRDALRIGYQNRPDLFALQIKRPELLYEQVIEVTERISVNGEELQPVDETALRPKLQAAYDTGIRSCAIAFLHGYRYSEHEQQAARLAGEIGFTQISVSHEVSPLIKLISRADTTVVDAYLSPILRRYVDRVEQQLNPGNIINPIKLMFMQSNGGLVDAKHFQGKDSILSGPAGGIVGAVKTSAKAGFEKIITFDMGGTSTDVAHYNGEYERQFDTKVAGVRVRSPMMAIHTVAAGGSSIVQFDGSRYRVGPDSAGANPGPACYRRNGPLTITDCNVLLGKLQPQFFPAVFGIEGNLPLDTDTVRQQFATLTAEINRNTESGERTPEEVAAGFITIAIENMANAIKKISLQRGYDVSEYTLCCFGGAGGQHACQLAETLGIRQIVIHPYAGVLSAYGMGLADIRVMRDRTVEETLTDELLIQLRDTLIPELIQSAKRELENDETATEKEIVKLHLKYAGTDTALLVDFSRDRNNKSLSSLPIQNEFERQHQQRYGFILPEKSLVIETISIEFVQEMASPPQAEKRSRTEGVLEAIAQVQMYCKAPSNPANLTWQTIPVCDRNSLQPGDTIIGPALIIEPTGTNVIEPGWQATVGTNHPVGAGSPNLSTSNQTLSEPAPTPTVDHLILSKIEITTKRSPISTDYSLAAKTVDPVLLEIFNNLFGAIAEQMGVTLQNTSVSVNIKERLDFSCAVFDQQGNLVANAPHMPVHLGSMSESVKALIADKGNSLQPGDVYISNNPYNGGTHLPDITAITPVFLSELNSEKPCFYLASRGHHADLGGITPGSMPPGSTTITEEGILFDNFLLVTQGELRSQALLEHLSSGDYPARNSEQNIADLQAQIAANNQGIRELETIVAQYGLDTVQAYMGYVQENAETAVREAIATLSNGEFTYAMDNGAVIKVTITVDPEHREATIDFTGTSTQLSSNFNAPASVCQAAVLYVFRTLVKDAIPLNAGCLNPLKIIIPEGSMLNPKPPAAVVAGNVETSQAIVDTLYGALGILAASQGTMNNFTFGNNKYQYYETICGGSGAGPTFCGTDGVHTHMTNSRLTDPEVLELRFPVRLQEFSIRANSGGRGQFRGGHGIVRRIQFLESMTAGILSDRRHIPPFGLAGGEPGALGCNKVDRADGTIETLDSTATVELNPGDTMVISTPGGGGWGKV; the protein is encoded by the coding sequence ATGACTCAACGCTGGCACATCTGGATCGATCGCGGTGGCACATTTACGGACTTAGTCGCCCTACGTCCCGATGGCAAAACTGTGGTGCATAAACTGCTCTCGGAAAATCCAGAACGCTACGAAGATGCTGCCATCCAAGGAATTCGCGAGTTACTGGAGTTGGAAGAAACGGAAGCCATACCGAGCGCGCAAATTGCAGCAGTTAAAATGGGCACGACGGTGGCGACGAATGCGCTTTTGGAGAGAAAAGGCGATCGCACCCTACTCCTAATTACCCAAGGCTTTCGCGATGCTCTGCGCATTGGCTACCAAAACCGTCCCGATCTATTTGCATTACAGATAAAACGCCCCGAACTTCTCTACGAACAAGTCATCGAAGTTACCGAGCGCATCAGTGTTAATGGCGAAGAGTTGCAACCGGTAGACGAAACCGCGCTGCGACCAAAATTGCAAGCCGCTTACGATACGGGAATTCGCAGTTGTGCGATCGCCTTTTTGCACGGATATCGCTATTCAGAACACGAACAACAAGCAGCCCGACTCGCGGGAGAAATAGGCTTCACCCAGATCTCTGTCTCCCACGAAGTCAGTCCCCTCATCAAGCTCATCAGTCGCGCCGATACTACCGTCGTCGATGCCTATCTTTCGCCAATTTTACGCCGCTACGTCGATCGCGTCGAACAGCAATTAAACCCTGGCAACATCATCAATCCCATTAAACTAATGTTCATGCAATCCAATGGAGGATTGGTGGATGCCAAACATTTCCAGGGAAAAGATAGCATCTTATCCGGCCCCGCAGGCGGAATTGTTGGAGCCGTGAAAACGAGCGCGAAAGCGGGGTTTGAGAAAATAATTACCTTCGATATGGGCGGAACCTCTACAGATGTCGCTCACTATAACGGAGAATACGAACGACAATTCGATACGAAAGTTGCAGGGGTGAGAGTGCGATCGCCGATGATGGCAATTCATACCGTTGCTGCTGGAGGCAGTTCCATCGTCCAGTTCGATGGTTCCCGCTACCGCGTCGGGCCGGATTCTGCGGGCGCAAACCCAGGTCCTGCCTGCTATCGACGAAATGGCCCCTTAACCATTACTGACTGCAATGTGCTCTTAGGCAAGCTACAACCTCAATTTTTCCCTGCCGTATTCGGCATCGAAGGCAACTTACCCTTAGATACAGATACAGTTCGCCAGCAGTTTGCCACCCTCACAGCAGAGATTAATCGCAATACCGAAAGTGGAGAGCGCACCCCGGAAGAAGTCGCCGCCGGATTTATTACTATTGCCATTGAAAATATGGCCAATGCAATTAAGAAAATCTCCTTGCAACGGGGATATGATGTTTCCGAATATACCCTCTGTTGTTTTGGTGGCGCGGGAGGACAACATGCCTGTCAGCTCGCCGAGACTTTAGGCATTCGGCAAATTGTGATTCATCCTTATGCTGGAGTGCTCTCGGCTTATGGCATGGGATTAGCCGATATTCGAGTCATGCGCGATCGCACCGTCGAAGAAACATTAACCGATGAGTTACTAATCCAGTTGCGCGATACTCTCATTCCAGAATTAATTCAATCGGCTAAACGAGAACTAGAAAATGACGAGACTGCGACTGAAAAAGAAATCGTCAAACTCCATCTCAAGTATGCCGGTACGGATACTGCTCTGTTAGTTGACTTTAGTCGCGATCGCAATAATAAATCTCTCTCTTCTCTGCCCATCCAAAACGAATTTGAACGACAACATCAACAACGCTACGGATTCATTTTACCCGAAAAATCCTTAGTCATAGAGACAATTTCCATCGAATTCGTGCAAGAAATGGCGAGTCCGCCGCAAGCCGAAAAACGATCGCGAACTGAAGGCGTGTTAGAGGCGATCGCGCAAGTGCAAATGTATTGTAAAGCTCCTTCCAATCCCGCTAATTTAACTTGGCAGACTATCCCGGTTTGCGATCGCAATTCTCTCCAACCCGGCGATACCATTATCGGTCCGGCATTAATTATCGAACCCACGGGAACGAACGTCATTGAACCCGGTTGGCAAGCCACCGTCGGCACAAACCATCCCGTAGGGGCGGGTTCACCAAACTTATCCACCTCCAACCAAACGCTTTCTGAACCCGCCCCTACCCCAACGGTAGACCATTTAATCTTATCCAAAATCGAAATAACCACAAAGCGATCGCCCATTTCCACAGACTATTCTCTCGCCGCGAAAACTGTCGATCCGGTATTATTAGAAATCTTCAATAACCTGTTTGGCGCGATCGCAGAACAGATGGGAGTCACGCTGCAAAATACCTCCGTCTCCGTCAATATCAAAGAACGATTAGATTTCTCCTGCGCCGTATTTGACCAACAAGGAAACTTAGTCGCAAACGCGCCACACATGCCCGTCCATTTAGGCTCCATGAGCGAAAGCGTAAAAGCCTTAATTGCCGATAAAGGAAATTCCTTACAACCCGGCGATGTTTATATTTCTAATAATCCCTATAATGGCGGCACGCATTTACCCGATATTACCGCAATAACTCCCGTCTTCTTATCTGAATTAAACTCAGAAAAACCCTGCTTTTACCTCGCCTCGCGCGGCCATCATGCCGACTTAGGCGGAATTACTCCGGGTTCCATGCCGCCAGGAAGTACAACCATTACTGAAGAAGGCATTCTCTTCGATAACTTCTTGTTAGTCACTCAAGGAGAATTGCGATCGCAAGCCTTACTAGAACATCTATCTTCCGGAGACTATCCCGCGCGCAACTCCGAGCAAAATATCGCCGACTTACAAGCACAAATTGCCGCCAATAATCAAGGTATTCGCGAATTAGAAACCATCGTCGCTCAATATGGTTTAGATACCGTCCAAGCTTATATGGGATACGTGCAAGAAAATGCCGAAACCGCCGTCCGCGAGGCGATCGCAACCTTATCCAATGGCGAATTTACTTATGCCATGGATAACGGTGCCGTCATTAAAGTCACCATAACTGTAGACCCCGAACACCGCGAAGCCACCATCGACTTTACCGGCACATCCACTCAACTCTCCAGTAACTTTAATGCCCCCGCCTCCGTATGCCAAGCCGCCGTTCTCTATGTCTTCCGCACCTTAGTTAAAGATGCCATTCCCCTCAACGCGGGATGCCTAAATCCCCTCAAGATAATTATTCCCGAAGGCTCCATGCTCAACCCCAAGCCCCCAGCAGCAGTCGTTGCCGGAAATGTGGAAACCTCCCAGGCGATCGTCGATACCCTCTACGGCGCCTTAGGCATTCTCGCCGCCTCCCAAGGCACCATGAATAACTTCACCTTTGGCAACAATAAATACCAATACTACGAAACCATCTGCGGCGGTTCCGGAGCCGGCCCCACCTTCTGTGGAACCGATGGGGTGCATACCCACATGACTAATTCTCGCTTAACCGATCCAGAAGTCCTAGAACTGCGTTTCCCCGTCCGTTTGCAAGAATTTAGCATTCGCGCCAATAGCGGCGGTCGAGGGCAATTTCGCGGCGGTCACGGCATCGTCCGCCGCATCCAATTCCTGGAATCCATGACCGCTGGTATCCTTTCTGACCGTCGCCACATTCCTCCCTTTGGTTTAGCTGGAGGAGAACCCGGTGCGTTAGGTTGCAATAAAGTCGATCGTGCAGACGGGACAATAGAAACTCTAGACAGTACCGCAACCGTGGAACTAAACCCAGGAGATACAATGGTTATTTCCACTCCCGGTGGTGGTGGATGGGGGAAAGTATGA
- a CDS encoding serine/threonine-protein kinase codes for MSYCFNLACSSPHNPENGKFCQSCGSKLLLGDRYRGIRPLGAGGFGRTLLAIDEHKPSRPSCVIKQLLGQQQGVRNKEKVAELFRREAVQLEPLGEHPQIPQLYAYFTEGDRQFLVQEYIEGMTLTEELCDREATHRGPFSENDIYQLLRDTLPILQFLHDRHIIHRDIKPDNIIRRREDGQLFLVDFGAAKCVELSPGNETGTIIGSALYTAPEQLRGKATYNSDIYSLGVTCLHLLTQVSPYDLFDNEEDRWTWKSQLPESLGWQLENILDKTIHTGTKYRYQSASEVLADLSAIPLSGSDSSGFTLIAPSVKSSSQYALSVPKKMTAPSIPEARTKLQQPDLKTQVGIALNATLNMYWVDLQIYWGKRHLTLILLRNPDTPINYNYLLRKIEETLDRFQLQGIETVKLCGRVTDNPMPEWKHQITLDLEPLWTKSTHSKLSRYQDINFWLAQMEKKEFWLDGLSFLIVVFMLTSRIVLLNPVFGFLTAIAFMSVKTIIRDRPEFQEEKFYKHLILGGLLLGFSNFYLWISDGFAFIIAGLAIASPSFYLKKK; via the coding sequence ATGAGTTATTGCTTTAATTTAGCGTGCAGTAGTCCCCATAATCCAGAGAATGGTAAGTTTTGTCAATCTTGTGGATCGAAGTTGTTATTGGGCGATCGCTATCGGGGCATTCGTCCCTTGGGTGCTGGCGGGTTTGGGCGCACTCTGCTGGCCATTGACGAGCACAAGCCTTCTCGTCCTTCTTGTGTCATTAAACAGTTATTAGGACAACAGCAAGGGGTTCGGAATAAGGAGAAAGTGGCCGAACTCTTTCGCCGGGAAGCGGTGCAACTGGAACCTTTGGGAGAGCATCCGCAGATTCCACAATTGTATGCCTATTTTACGGAAGGCGATCGCCAATTCCTGGTGCAAGAATATATTGAAGGCATGACTTTAACGGAAGAATTGTGCGATCGCGAAGCCACCCATCGCGGCCCGTTTAGCGAAAACGACATCTATCAATTACTGCGCGATACTCTCCCCATCCTGCAATTTCTCCACGATCGCCACATCATTCACCGAGACATTAAACCCGATAATATCATCCGCCGCCGCGAAGACGGGCAACTCTTTTTGGTGGACTTTGGAGCGGCAAAATGCGTAGAATTATCGCCGGGAAACGAGACGGGAACTATTATTGGCAGCGCCCTCTATACCGCTCCCGAACAACTGCGCGGAAAAGCTACTTATAACAGCGATATTTATAGCTTAGGAGTCACCTGTTTGCATCTGCTAACTCAAGTTTCTCCCTATGACTTATTCGATAATGAAGAAGATCGATGGACGTGGAAATCTCAGTTACCGGAATCTCTTGGTTGGCAACTGGAAAATATTCTCGATAAAACCATTCATACGGGCACAAAATATCGCTATCAATCTGCCTCAGAAGTCTTAGCTGACTTATCCGCAATTCCATTATCTGGAAGCGACTCATCCGGATTTACTCTCATTGCACCATCGGTTAAGTCTTCCTCGCAATACGCTCTCTCTGTTCCGAAGAAAATGACCGCTCCCAGCATTCCGGAAGCGAGAACTAAACTGCAACAACCCGATCTGAAAACTCAAGTTGGAATCGCTTTAAATGCGACTTTAAACATGTACTGGGTTGACTTGCAAATTTATTGGGGAAAACGACATCTGACCCTAATTCTCTTGCGCAATCCCGATACACCAATTAACTATAACTATTTGCTCCGAAAAATTGAAGAAACGCTCGATCGATTTCAACTCCAGGGTATAGAAACAGTTAAACTCTGCGGTCGAGTTACCGATAATCCGATGCCGGAATGGAAGCATCAAATCACCCTCGATCTCGAGCCATTGTGGACAAAATCGACCCACTCCAAATTATCGCGCTACCAGGATATCAACTTTTGGTTAGCGCAAATGGAGAAAAAAGAATTTTGGCTAGATGGCTTATCATTCCTAATTGTTGTCTTTATGCTGACCTCGCGCATTGTCCTGCTCAATCCCGTTTTCGGGTTTCTGACGGCGATCGCATTTATGAGCGTCAAAACCATTATCCGCGATCGTCCGGAATTCCAAGAAGAAAAGTTCTATAAACACCTAATTCTCGGAGGTCTGCTGCTCGGTTTTTCTAACTTCTACCTCTGGATTTCCGATGGTTTCGCCTTCATTATTGCCGGTTTGGCGATCGCCTCCCCCTCTTTCTATCTGAAAAAGAAGTAA
- a CDS encoding element excision factor XisI family protein yields MDRLENYRNIIRSVLAQHLEWSRSRDIDETIAICDEQTDNYLLMSIGWHGDRRIQ; encoded by the coding sequence ATGGATCGACTAGAGAACTATCGTAATATTATTCGTAGCGTATTAGCCCAACATCTTGAATGGTCGCGATCGCGGGATATCGACGAAACGATCGCAATTTGCGACGAACAAACCGACAATTATCTGCTGATGAGTATTGGTTGGCATGGCGATCGCCGCATTCAATGA
- a CDS encoding Ycf34 family protein — MCICINCEYVDRCLTYHAVEAQHQQPHLTDDPDFEATNPEINVNIRDRGSEIEMEWDVVGCESFKQEQGKWARLRPGELVPT, encoded by the coding sequence ATGTGCATTTGTATTAATTGCGAATATGTAGACCGCTGCTTGACCTATCATGCGGTGGAAGCGCAACATCAGCAACCTCACCTGACTGACGATCCGGATTTTGAAGCCACTAATCCAGAGATTAATGTTAACATTCGCGATCGCGGCTCGGAAATTGAAATGGAATGGGACGTAGTCGGATGTGAAAGCTTTAAGCAAGAGCAAGGAAAATGGGCGCGCTTGCGTCCGGGTGAGTTAGTTCCCACCTAA
- a CDS encoding S1 RNA-binding domain-containing protein has product MNPELTPSPETPAGFSQDDFAKALENHDYTFQKGQIVRGRVAVHSQEGAYIEIGGKATAFVPLQEASLKAVSDLSAVLPLGEELEFLITREQNDEGQVTLSRRQLEVKRMWDELLEKQENEQAIQVRVTGSNKGGVTVDALGLRGFIPRSHLTRREDLNALQGETLTVSFLEVNPDSRKLVLSERLATQAASFSQLEVGQLVEGKIANIKPFGLFIDLGSATGLIHIKQISQSYIESLFSTFEIGQPIKAIVINIDEGKGRISLSTRILENYPGELLENMEEVMASAAARRERAVKSLENA; this is encoded by the coding sequence ATGAACCCTGAATTAACGCCCTCTCCCGAGACCCCTGCTGGATTTTCTCAGGATGACTTTGCCAAAGCCCTTGAAAATCACGACTACACCTTCCAAAAAGGGCAAATTGTCCGAGGGCGAGTTGCCGTCCACTCCCAAGAGGGAGCTTATATCGAAATAGGGGGAAAAGCGACAGCCTTTGTTCCCTTGCAAGAAGCGTCCCTAAAAGCGGTAAGCGACTTGTCTGCTGTATTACCGTTGGGCGAAGAGTTAGAATTTCTCATTACTCGCGAGCAGAATGACGAGGGGCAAGTCACCCTTTCTCGTCGCCAACTGGAGGTGAAGCGCATGTGGGATGAGTTGCTCGAGAAGCAAGAGAACGAGCAAGCGATTCAAGTGCGCGTGACTGGATCGAACAAAGGAGGGGTCACGGTAGATGCATTAGGACTGCGAGGATTTATTCCGCGATCGCACTTAACTCGGCGCGAAGACCTGAATGCTCTTCAAGGAGAAACCCTCACGGTCTCGTTCCTGGAAGTTAATCCCGACTCTCGCAAGTTGGTTCTTTCCGAGCGACTGGCGACGCAAGCAGCGAGTTTCAGTCAACTGGAAGTCGGGCAGTTAGTTGAAGGTAAAATTGCCAATATCAAACCCTTTGGTTTATTTATCGATTTGGGAAGTGCCACTGGGCTGATTCATATTAAACAAATTAGCCAAAGCTATATTGAATCGCTCTTCAGCACTTTTGAAATCGGTCAACCAATTAAGGCGATCGTTATCAATATTGACGAAGGTAAAGGACGCATTTCTCTCTCAACTCGTATCCTGGAGAACTACCCTGGAGAGTTACTGGAAAATATGGAAGAAGTCATGGCGAGTGCTGCCGCTCGTCGCGAAAGAGCCGTGAAATCTTTGGAAAATGCTTAG
- a CDS encoding type II toxin-antitoxin system VapC family toxin produces MSETVYIETSILGYLTARPSRDIIVAANAEITREWWETRHSDFQLYSSLVVVKEVAQGDTQMASERLTIISSLALLSLNPTVFDLAEQFLERSNLPEKANIDAIHIAVATVHGMNYLLTWNCKHIANAQIQRKLAEISLDFGYKLPILCTPYELLGGS; encoded by the coding sequence ATGAGTGAAACTGTTTACATTGAAACAAGTATCTTGGGCTATCTCACTGCTCGACCTAGTAGAGATATAATTGTTGCAGCGAATGCTGAGATAACTAGGGAATGGTGGGAAACGCGCCATAGTGATTTCCAACTCTACTCGTCACTGGTTGTTGTCAAAGAAGTTGCGCAAGGGGATACTCAAATGGCATCAGAGCGACTCACAATTATTAGCTCTCTTGCACTACTTAGTTTAAACCCAACTGTTTTTGATTTGGCAGAGCAATTCTTGGAACGCAGTAATCTTCCTGAAAAAGCGAATATTGATGCTATTCATATTGCTGTCGCTACTGTTCATGGCATGAATTATCTGCTTACATGGAACTGCAAGCATATTGCCAATGCTCAAATTCAAAGAAAGCTAGCGGAAATTAGTCTGGATTTTGGATATAAACTACCCATTCTTTGTACGCCTTATGAATTGCTTGGAGGTTCATGA
- a CDS encoding Tab2/Atab2 family RNA-binding protein, with product MKTIWELDFYSRPILDENLKKTWEILICESPLDINANCDRLFRYSRFCSSTQVNSGQLRSAISEAISQAPNPPTQIRFFRRQMNNMIVKSCKELGIVAQPSRRTMTLRRWLEEREKEVYPQEPGYQESAATSASVQYDVAIAQPLPDAILGQKWAFVTLEAQAFAEMPEWDIAFQESFPLTSFGLSETTPIPGIILFSPRAIPMAGWMSGLELGFLKASDDETSQLLLETGVSDRWILSNLNTPELLKEGRRFEQAKANSQGIHFIAIQSDPNSESFAGFWLMQELNM from the coding sequence ATGAAAACCATTTGGGAACTTGATTTTTACTCCCGACCGATTCTGGATGAAAACCTGAAGAAAACTTGGGAAATTTTAATTTGTGAAAGTCCGTTAGATATTAATGCCAATTGCGATCGCCTATTCCGTTACTCGCGATTTTGCTCGAGCACTCAGGTGAACTCCGGACAACTGCGCTCTGCCATTTCTGAGGCCATCTCGCAAGCGCCAAACCCGCCCACGCAAATTCGCTTTTTTCGCCGTCAGATGAATAACATGATTGTCAAATCATGCAAGGAGTTGGGCATTGTCGCGCAACCGAGTCGCCGCACCATGACTCTCCGTCGTTGGTTAGAGGAACGCGAGAAGGAGGTTTATCCGCAGGAACCCGGCTATCAGGAGAGCGCAGCCACTTCAGCATCCGTACAGTACGATGTGGCGATCGCCCAACCCTTACCCGATGCTATTTTAGGACAAAAATGGGCATTTGTGACCCTCGAAGCCCAAGCCTTTGCCGAAATGCCAGAATGGGACATTGCTTTTCAAGAGTCATTTCCCTTAACCTCGTTTGGATTATCCGAAACCACTCCAATTCCGGGGATTATTCTGTTTTCTCCTCGGGCAATTCCGATGGCAGGATGGATGTCTGGATTGGAATTAGGGTTTCTCAAGGCGAGCGATGATGAGACCTCTCAGTTATTATTAGAAACGGGAGTTAGCGATCGCTGGATTTTATCCAATCTCAATACTCCCGAATTACTCAAAGAAGGCCGGCGCTTCGAGCAAGCTAAAGCAAACTCCCAAGGCATTCATTTTATCGCCATTCAATCCGATCCAAACTCCGAGTCATTTGCTGGGTTTTGGCTCATGCAAGAATTAAACATGTAA
- a CDS encoding GntR family transcriptional regulator has protein sequence MVKFHIQSDSEIPASNQLFNQLRFAIASGQYPPGSQLPSTRALAMQTGLHRNTISKVYRQLEDTGLVEAQAGSGIYVRQTQGGFAQYKSQLLESYPQAQTVVQSSVDRLLQEGCSLNEARELFLAEIDWRLRCSARVLVTAPINDIGVGQLMMEELQAALHIPVQLVPLEELSALLEHTRSATIVTSRYFVGDAEAIAQIHSARVVPVDIYDFAPEVELVSNLPKGTYFGVVSLSHGILRAVEVIIHSLRGDEILVMTAHRDDRYKLNAMVRTVQYVVSDIASYEAVKEVLQEAREDIIRPPRLIQTESYIDESSIDHLKRELGLE, from the coding sequence ATGGTTAAATTTCATATTCAGTCCGATAGTGAAATCCCTGCCTCTAATCAATTATTCAATCAACTCCGATTTGCGATCGCATCTGGGCAATATCCTCCCGGTTCCCAACTCCCCAGTACCCGCGCTTTGGCCATGCAAACGGGACTGCACCGGAATACCATTAGCAAGGTTTATCGCCAATTAGAAGATACGGGATTGGTGGAAGCACAAGCGGGTTCTGGAATTTACGTGCGCCAAACTCAAGGAGGATTTGCGCAATATAAATCCCAGTTACTCGAAAGTTATCCCCAGGCGCAAACTGTGGTGCAAAGTAGCGTAGATCGTTTGTTGCAAGAAGGCTGTTCTTTAAATGAAGCACGAGAGTTATTTTTAGCGGAAATTGATTGGCGTTTGCGTTGTAGCGCGCGAGTCTTGGTGACGGCTCCCATCAATGATATTGGTGTGGGACAATTGATGATGGAAGAGCTGCAAGCGGCGTTGCATATTCCGGTACAGTTAGTACCTTTAGAAGAGTTAAGCGCTTTATTGGAGCATACACGATCGGCAACGATAGTGACCAGTCGCTATTTTGTCGGAGATGCCGAAGCGATCGCGCAAATTCATTCGGCCAGAGTCGTTCCCGTCGATATTTACGATTTTGCTCCAGAAGTGGAGTTAGTCAGTAATTTGCCGAAGGGAACCTATTTTGGCGTGGTTAGCCTTTCTCACGGAATTTTGCGCGCCGTAGAAGTGATTATTCATAGTTTGCGCGGCGATGAAATTTTGGTGATGACAGCTCATCGCGACGATCGCTATAAACTGAATGCTATGGTGCGTACAGTACAATATGTAGTCAGCGATATTGCCAGTTATGAAGCAGTCAAAGAGGTGCTGCAAGAAGCACGGGAAGATATTATTCGTCCCCCTCGTTTAATTCAAACGGAAAGTTATATTGATGAGTCTTCTATTGACCATTTAAAACGGGAGTTGGGTTTGGAATAA